The Lycium barbarum isolate Lr01 chromosome 11, ASM1917538v2, whole genome shotgun sequence genome contains the following window.
AGCACAAAGAATTTACCTCTATGGCATTAACGAGGTATTCTGACAAGACCGCGATCCATAGTGTCATAATCGAAAGCCATATGATTGACCCCCATTTTGATATCTCAGGGGCTTCTTCCTCATCTGGGCTCCCGTCATTCTCACCCTCTTCCTGAATTTTATTAACTTTTAGGAAACCTGAAGTGACATTTAACACAAAAAGTTCGGAGAAAATAAAGAACCCCAACCTCAGAAATTGGCATGTAAAGACTATTCTGACTAGTCAGCTGATAAAACAGGTATGCACCATATGCTACAAGCATTACGCAGCTGCTGAATCTGGAAAGTGCCAGCTCTGACTTCCCAAAATGCAACTCGGTGTGTGTAAAATGGAGGACAGCAGGGAACAGTAAGCCCATCACTGCCATCAAAAGCAACCCTGAATTCATCACTGCATTTCCCTGAACAGAGAAAAATCATAGAATGTCATACCTTGCTATAGTGATCGTTTGATACAGCTTGAACAAAAACTGATATTGATTTCCGGGTCATATAAATATGGTAATAACAAAATCTACCTTGTCAAAAACCTGGTCCTTACTGGAATGAACAATTCCACCACCAAAAAATGCACATCCGAGCACTAGTAATGTATTAGATAGAATTGAACCTAATAATGACTGCTGAACCACACGAATCATGCCTCTTCTCAGTGCATACATTGATATTATTAGCTCTGTCGCGTTACCAAAAGTTGCATTTAAAAGTCCTCCAACTGCAAAATTACAACAGCAAGCCGAAACCAAGTTGAGACTGAAGAAGTGATCATTATTCTAATGCAACAAAATGTCCTATGGCAAATAGTCACATAAAGAAGAAAAATGACCTTAAAGTCGAGTATATGAAAAATACGTATGTACATCTATGATATGAAGCAAAACCACAAGATTACCTGTTGGCCCTGTGTAGAAAGCCAGCTGCCTACATAAATGAAAAAACCAAAAACACATCAATTATGAAACGTGTAGATACTATTAACAGCTTCTAAGTAACACAAATGATCACCTTCAGCTTATTCTTCCAATACAAAGTTCCATTGTATCAACTTAATAGAGACTCATAATTAGAAAGCTACTCATTTTCCAAATTATCCATACAACAAAACAGGAACATGAATAAGTTTAAATGCATTCTAGCGCAAACTTCCATTTTACTGCCATTAATACacattaatagcctgtttggccaagcttccagaatttgcttattttgaaaagtgattTTTGTCAGAAATGCTTTTCGGAAAGGTACTTTTGGAAAGTAGCAGTTTATGTTTGGCCaatcaatttgaaaaacacttttgccAATATTATAGCCGTACTTTGTGCTTGACCAATGCCAAAAGTGCTTTTGAGGAAAAGCTACCTTTTTTAGCTTCCGAAAACAACTTCTGCTACTGCACAAAAGCACTTACTTTTTCTCTAAAAGCTTGGACAAACTCCTCAACTTTCTAAACTAAGCACTTTTGATTTCccagaagcttggccaaataggctaCAAGCCTGAAACATTAACTAAATAGTGACAAGGTGCCAACAACAAATGCATTCCCCTTGATCCTTAATGATCTGCTCATACAAAGTACCGTAGATACTGAGTGTAGAGAATTACTCTGTCGCCCAACCTAAGCGCTCTGCAAGGGGTATGATTCCTAACAAGCTAAGAAAGAAGATCCATCCCTGAAAAGTCATGACAGAAAAGAACAAGAGAACAAGTAATGTGAGTCAGCTCTTTCAAGAATCGATGATATCGGACGGGAAAAAGTTCTGCGACTTACATGATGATCGGTTAACATATCAACAATCATGGCTAGAGGACCACAAGGAATAAGTAGGTTTAACTTCTTGGTGAATAAAACTATGTGCATCTGCCTTAGTATATTATTCCACACACATTTACAACTGACATCGTCCGTATCGGCATCAAAAACAGATATCTGAGGAGTGGCATCCATAGAAGATGTCCTCCTATCATTATGCTTAGAGTTCACAAGGTTCTCATCTTCAAGCTGAAGTACCGCTCTTCCTTCTAGTGATCCCATCTGTTTAGCCAGTATTCCTTCATTAGATATGATAAAAAGAAGGCCAAAATGTGTAGCCTTTAGGTATTTTTGGTCACTATGCAGAATAAAATCTTAAACATAGACAGAAGATTATAAAATTTTCTCCACAGGCATGAAAAAGTTCCTCTAATCGAGCCACTCATTCACCTTGTTCATACTTTTCAAACCAACTTCGCGCATTCTATGAACAAAATAATTAGATTTATCAAACGGAAAAGAAAAGGAAGTTTGTTAATAGAAAGTCAATGAATGATTAGCAAGGGATAAAACACAACACCTTCCAAGTGCAATGACAAACTGACAAAGATTTTGATTTATTTCTATATTAAGAAGATCAATGGCAGTCCTTTTTTGTAAGCGTGGTGTCTAAGCCAGTTTGCACGCATCTCAACTAATTCCACGGGGTACCTACTACCTCCCACTAGCACAGGTATCaagtaactctatccaccaaggtTTTGaaaaatgggaagaaatcacctagtgttttgccTCCGCTAGCTGGGATTTAAACCTAATTCCTCGTGACTCTTaatccacttcattgaccactaggccaatAGTCCTTATTTAGCCCTTGATCACCTCTCTTAAAAGTTACAATATTATAGCTCCCTATTGAATTCCCTTGTGATATTTAACCATaatttattttgaaacaaaaatgATAAAGACAACAAGTTTATAACTCAAGTATACCCCCTCTCCCTCCCCCTTGGTATCATTCCTTACGCATGACTAATATCAGAAGCATCAGATTCTTCAAAAATTCATAACTGACTAACTCCCATCAATTTGTTTTTGTTACTCATCAATTTTGCTAAATGTAACATAACAATGACCATATAATTGGTGCAATAGGAGAGGGGAAGGAAAACTCACTTCAAGATGGGACTTCCCCCCTGAAAATTGTGAATCTTTAGCCATCCACTAATGGTTCTGCTCTGCTGAAAAAACAGAATAATTTCCATCTCCGACCATTTGCATAGCTGCCAACAAAAATTCAAACCACAAGACACAAAATATTTTTAACAAAAATATCAATTGGTGAAATACCAATGGAAAAGCAATAAACACCAAAAGAGGCTTGTGGTCAGGTTGATTTATCAAAAcaagtgtcctaagaaaatgaacATACCTGATGAGAGTCAACAACTGCTAGGAAACCCAATTCGTGACATGCATGTCCTCATTTAATTGtttgtcaaacaaaataaaagagTCTTCACACGATATTTTGTCACAGCATAGAATTATaagtttttcttctctttttttctttgcaGAATTTACACTTATTCTTCAATGTCTCTTTGTCaaagattgaatttttttttgtctttgtcTAAGTTAGTTTCCTTATGTTGCTTAGCGTAGTTTGCGGGACGAAGTGGTGAGAGAAAGGGGCGGTTGGTATAGTTGGTTATTTGATGGATCAGAATTAAGAAAGCATCATGGCCTTTGGAAGATCAAACTCCAATGTCACAGGTGCTACTAAACTGCCAAACTCAATTGAATAAATACTTGAGTTTTTCTAATAAACATAGTAGccaattaattattattttgctTTATAATACTTTTCACGTAATTCCTAAATACGTTACTTTCATTTCAAAAAAGTTAAAGTTCTTATATCCAAACTCACTCTAAATATTACTAGTTAATTTCACCCTCATAATTTGACTCAATCCACATGAATTGAAACAGACAGAGTATGTGTTACATCTTAAATTCTTAATTATATAGGTGACAAAATCatctaatataaaaaaaaaatggcattaatttttattttttattattttctaaattattttccaaggcgTAGGTGCTATGATAGATGCAGGGTCATATGTTGAACACCTTTTGTCGAAAAAaataatatgtatattaaatatataaataaaaaattacataGTAAATTTTAAATATCCTTATCGGAATTCTTGATTTCATGAACCAGAATTAAGAAAACATCATTGCCTTTGGAGGATGAAACTCCAATGTCACAGTTGGTGCTAAACTGCAAGCCAATTTGTATAAATACTtaagtttcatttttttcataataATTATGTCCGAGTCAACTTGTGTGTATACTATATCGACTATTCTATTCATTATCAGATAGATGACATTACTTAACATTCAATTTTTGTTATTTCAAGTCGTCGGTACCACGCCAGATTGCAAGGGTCGTGCCACTACCAATATTCTTCAAGGACTTCTTGTAAAAGCAAACCCCCTTTAACTTCCTTCTAGCTATTGTTGTGGAAATTTACAGCAGATGCAAGTTCATTGAAAGCTGGCTTTATAAAAGCTTTCAACTTTGAGGAAAGGTATATATTCTTGCTTAATTTTCATAGGTTGGGCCCGAAAGACCAAGACCATATGTAGAAGTTAGCTTCAAAGTCATCTTCACCCATGTTTACAAGATTCAATAGATAAATAATATTAAAGATATTGATGTCTTGGTTATGCTGGCCATTTAGTAAAAGCTTGAAAATTAATTTAAGTAGAACTTTACAAGCTAGCTAAAAGGGAGAAATTACTTGGAATGATCAATTTTTGAGCCGGCATATAAAGTTTAGCCATTGTTTGAAATGTAAATGAAAATAAAGTACTTTTAAATTGAAAATAATATATGGACAAAAAAGcaacaacaacacaataacaacatacccagtgaaatccacagtgtggggtctggggagggtaaagtgtacgcaaaccttacccccaTCTCGAAAGATAGAGAGACTGTTTTtgaaagactctcggctcaagagaaaacatgacgagAAAAGGTTAGATGAGCACaaacaattcaaagcaatacGAAAATGAAACTTACGAAAGCGACaaaagccatgataaagcagTCTGAGAGAAAGAagtagtagctaccacagataaatacgaTAATTGTGGTACAAGTAACAACATATAGTTGCAagaatcaaaggacaagaaaatGAAAATCAAAACTGCGACTACTAGTATGACGGGATACGTGGGACTACCTATTAGCCGTCTAGCCTAATCTGAATCTTCCATAGCCTCTTATCTaaagtcatgtcctcggtaagctggaactgcgccatgtcctgtctaagcacctctccccaatactttttcggcttCCCTCTACCTCTTCTAAaatcgtccatagccaacctctgcACTGGGGTacctatgtctctcctcttcacctGCCCAAACACTAAACTATTTCAGAAAGTTCATGGAGTTCCATGATTTTTCAGGAAGTTTGAAATATGTATCATGGatgaaataaagtgaaaaaatatcACTCAAAGTACCctcttttgaagtttgaaatAAGTATCATGGGTgaaagaaagtgaaaaaaaaaaaattcactcaaGGTACCTTTTTTGAACTGAGGACAATGTCTTAGAATACAACTTCGACAAGTTGAAACTCAATGATTGTGTCTAGGGGTGTACAAattaaaccgcaccaaaccgagtCAAGCCGAGAAAAAAACcagactagtggtttggtttgacttggtttggtgttggaaaaaaaaatccgaccataattggtttggtttggttttaactaaaaaaagtcaaaccaaaccgaaccaaaccaacccgacattacatgtattcaatttttaaaatattttatacataaaaatatttatttgtaaagtaatttataaatattttttaaacttttttgtaattttttatctattatcatattattcaagcttgaacttagaattttgaatgtcaataagttttatatcttatggatgttagtaactcaaataaagtccaaaccaaaaccaactcaacactaatcctaacaaaagaaattcaatttaccactagaaatgacaataatgttggatatctattctttagttttgcataattgatttagagagaaaaaatacataacttaagttttttttctttgtcatataattaatacttattttagcatgacttagtatttttagattatggtcattttcttttatggcttgttaattagcaatatttattttaaccgattatattagcttttgttgaatattttaatacaatgtcatcactcttctcacattttgtgttattttcttaagaaacaccttaattatataattgtatcttactaggactaaagaaatatttaaagtaaaagttatatgttttgtgtCAAGACTATTCTGAAAAAAACCccgaaaaatccgagaaaaccgaacaactcgagaaaacccgaggttgaaaaacccgaattttattaggttagtttggtgtataaattttaaaacccgacgcaattggtttggtttggtgtttaaaaaatccgaaccaacccagtccatgtacacccctaattgtGTCCTAGAGTTTGAATAAGTCTTGCTATAAAATTACAGCaagaaattttatttttaagattGGGTTGAAATTCCAGTATAGTGGAGTTTCACCTTTAAAATTTTCAAGCTCCAGCACACCATGGTGGAGTTTAACATGTAGGGAATTTGGTAATCCAATATAGTATAATGGAGTTTCACTTGAAGACTTCGAATATAGTGTAATGGAGTTTCACCTTTGGATaagatttttttcttttgtatCAAATACTTTTTTGGTATGAAAGAGTGATTGAACATTAAATAATTTTGAGATCGTGAGTAAAGCTTGATtaggggtcatttgcacttttgtccctgttttgtgctggtctttaatttttgctccccAAGACAAACAATTTTGTTGCGGACATAAATTTATTACACATCAGAATATCTTACAAATTATGTCGGATCACTTAAAATACTTATGCTCAATAGacataagttcaattttgaagggtaaaaattaaagaccagcccatttgaaggacaaaccgtgcaatttcttccttGATTAGCGATCCAAAAATTAACTAGTTGCTACCAATTTTCTCCGGGAAATTCGCAACAATGCCCCTTATTCagggtggcctttaatttttgttcctcaaATTGCTGGCATTTAATTGTTGTCCTTCGACTAGAATTTCCTGAGGTTCTAGGTTTGAAACTCGGCtcaggcataaaaataaaaagaaaatcgcAAGGCAATGGAAAAGTCTACCTTATGCGGCATatgttgccttaaggcataactaaagttatgccggattcgGCAGAGGTCGCCTTATatggcaaacttttagttatgccttaaggcaatcTATActgcataaggcagacttttcccaaagccttgccttgcgatttttttatttattttttgattgATTAGGGGTTCGAATCCAGAAACTAGTGATATTTTCggtcacctttttaagcgaaggactaaaattaaaaaccaatttaaaagaaGGTCAATCCGcggaaaaaaatgattttctccAAGCTAAAAGTGAGCCATTTTCCCATAGATTGGGTCTGGCAGCCCACAGATACCAAAAGAATTCCCAGTTGTGGCCCAAAAATGGGCCCGCCAAGTTTTAATTTGAATTTACTCAGTTAGTCAATGTTTAGGCCCACTTGATTCACAGTCGGTTCCTCACGGCGGTTTTCCTCCGGTGCGGTGATACCCACCTCTAGGTTCTtttcgctctctctctctctctctctctctctattcgtactttctctctctaggttattgattctatatctctggaaaaaaaaaaaacctaattgACGATACTTTTTACTGGTATATCACAAGTTGAGTATAGCTTTAATTCGACTTTGTGTCAACAGTGACTAAGTAATCTTAAGAAAAGGTGAAATTGTTGATTTTTACTCGTAGATTACGACTTGTAGGTTATTTCACTCTTCTCGTGCATAAAGATAGCTTTAATTCGAATATGTGTCAACACTGTTTAAGTattgttaatttttttaatttttttttttttgaattattcTGAAAAAAGGTGAAATTGTTGATTTTTCTATACTAAAAACAGTCTAATCGTTTATACTTTGGTAGTTGTACGTTATTTACAGGGTTTAAgtaatgttaattttttttttgaattatccTCAAAAGGTGAAATTGTTGATATTTCTATAGTAAAAACAGTCTAATCGTTGATACTTTGGCAGATTACAAGCTTTAGGTTATTTCAATCTGTCTGGTGCATGAAAACAGCCTTAATTCAAATATGTGTCAACAGCGTTTAAGTGTTAATGTATTCTAATTATCCTCAATAAaaggggaatttttttttttttttgatgttttCTATAGCAAAAACAGTCTATTTGTTGATACTTTGGATCGAAGCAAAGTTGATTGAACGCTTGAACAGATTTCAAGTTCTTGGCTTTTGAGCTTCGGAAGACtttaaccctctgtttggatggttgtttcccgttgttcattaatgtacagtatggtatggtacagtatggtattgtattgtattgtactgtattaatgaacaccatgtttggatagactgtgtcgtttgttgtggtttaataacatttgtattgtttggtttgtctGTTTGGtattgtataataacttgtaagtttactaaaatacccttaactcttaattaaaaattagtttatatatattaataaaactcaggtaaagaatacagtaggaactttaaaaaataagtaggtattgggtggggtgggtggttgagggatgagggtgggggtgagtggtagggtgggggtggggttgggtggtggtgagggtggtggaggggtgggtggttgtaggatgagggtgggggtagtgggtggtaaggtgggggtgagttgttgtggggttGAGTTGgacggtggtgaggggtagtgggtggtggttggggtgggtggcagaggagtggggtagttgggggtggggtggatggtagggcaagggtggggtgggggtgggggtgagtaGTAGGGTGGGGATGGTGTGGGATGGATGGTGGAGAGTGGGGCAGGGGTGGGGTGGGATGGACcatggtggagggtggggcaggggtggggtgggggtgagtggtaggatGGGGGAGGGGGTgaggtataatggagaaataaaatacgtaaccacggaaaaaccacTAAATCCGTAgttacaaaaattgggacttttcatagttatataaccatggaatgaaccatgagtttacaacaccataccacataattttaagaacaatgaaaacaaacatggtttcatagaaaaccatacattaatgaaccacgggaaaccaccatccaaacaggtgGTAAAGGAAAAGCTGCATTACAAAGAGTAAAAAGAGAGCTATGAGCTTTTCTATTACTTTACTTAAGGAGAATTGTGTCTTCGGAACTGACCAAAATGAACTATCTTGTAACAATCTATTATGGTACATAGAAAgtaatacaataacaaaataactATGCCTCATGTCCAGACTAGTTGAGGACTTGAGGTCGGCTATTCCATCAAAAGTTGACTAGTTTTAAGCTGGTCGCCAAACTATGTCAACCCTCTTTTAAACTGGACCAGCAATATGAGCTTACATAGGATATATACAAAGCTCACACAAGTAGAGTTCCCCATTAGAGAATAAatagaacaataacaacaacaacatacccagtatattcctacaggtggggtctggggagggtggagtgtacgcagaccttacctctaccttgggaggtagagaggctgtttccgatagactctcAGCTCAAGAAAAGCATTTCAAAGAAGGTCAATCAAGAATTAACGGAAGTAGAGaataaatagaaaataaaaagaaaaaaaaaaacacaatctCTAATTTCATATACCAAAGGTCATTAATTATCAGAGAGGGAGCTATACTTTAAATTAATTAATGACTATTTTGTCAACACATAACTATTTGGTTATGCTGTGTCTGATGCTAATCATGGAACTCTTAGAAAAGAGAATGATGATCTGTATTGATTATTTAAACTGTGCTGGAACTTATGGTGTTTTTCCATGTCTATGATTGAAGCTAACCTTGATTTGAAGCAAACTCTGGTTGGATGGTTGATTCATCAGTATCTATTGAGAATCATCTATTAAGTAAATACTAGAAACATCAACAAGGAGCTGCGTCTTGGATGATACCATGGGTTAATTCCTATGGAAACATTGACGGGATAGAAAGGAAAAATCCTGGAACAAATGGGCCTGTCGGAGAAAGATATTTGTATAAAATGTGATAAAGGTGGGGAAGTGTTGGCTTGTGCTGATAGATGTTGTCCTATAGCAGTTCATGTAAGGTGCATGGGTTGTCCAGCTAGATTTGATGATTCGGGAAAATTCTATTGCCCCTATTGTCTATATAGGCAATCAATTGCAAAATTTCATCAAGCAAAGGAGCATGTTTTGTCAAAAAAACAAGCTCTTCATACTTTCATAGATAAGGAAATGATAGACAACGTCAGAGAGGTGCCATCAATAGCGAGCAAATCGACATGTGAAAGTGCTGATGAGCCATTAGCAGAAAAGAAGAGTGATGTTCCAGAAAGCAATTGTGATCAACAATTGGTGGTTGGGCAGCAAATACATTCAGGACCAGATGTTGATTGTGGTAGCAAACCTAGTGTGCATACATCTTCTAAAGCAACAGCAACTGATTCTGGAGTTTTAGAAGCTGGAAAGAGCGTTCAGGTAAATGATCTACAAGAAGTTGGTGAACACCAACTAGAGAATATTGTTGAAGATAGCCGCTTAAGTAACTCATCCGTTGCTGAAGAGGACAAATCGGGGAATGAACTTGTTCTGGCAGAAACGAAAAGAAATTCTGCTGAAATTACAAGAGAACAGATGATAGGGGTTGATCAAACTACTGAAACCGTCATGAACACAGATCCTCCATTGCAGCAGCATGTGCATGGTAAAAGAAAAGCTGAAACTGGGGATTTAAAACGTGGAGAATCTAAGTCTGTTTCAACACAACGTGAGTGTGGCCAAAAGGTTAACAAAGTTAAAGGTGAGTGTATGCTCACTGACTCTCCAAGAAGGTTAACTAGGACATCAGCTTCTTTACTTAAGAAAAGTAGTGCAGCGGGCGAATTAGTGCAAGTTAAACAGCATTCCATATTGTTGTAAGTTGTCACTTTATTGAAATGTTTTGAAGTTTGAGTGCATTATATTCTTCATTTTTTCAACAACTGATAATTTCAACTTTGTTCTCTGCTGCAGACCAGTTATCCTTCCAAATGGGAAACGTAGAAGAGTATTATGGAGTCGCGAAGAGGAAGAGATGATTGAGGTACATTTCCAGGAATCTCTATTGTTTTAGGTTTGTTTTGGTATCGTGAGCCATAGATACGTCGTAAGTCCTTACGTTGGAAGATGACATCAATTTTTTTTGACTTACTAGGTATTGACTTGATTAGCTATGGTTTGGTAGTTGGGTTAAGTTCCTCGACTGAACTTAGTTAATGTTG
Protein-coding sequences here:
- the LOC132616695 gene encoding protein CHROMATIN REMODELING 4-like; this translates as MGLSEKDICIKCDKGGEVLACADRCCPIAVHVRCMGCPARFDDSGKFYCPYCLYRQSIAKFHQAKEHVLSKKQALHTFIDKEMIDNVREVPSIASKSTCESADEPLAEKKSDVPESNCDQQLVVGQQIHSGPDVDCGSKPSVHTSSKATATDSGVLEAGKSVQVNDLQEVGEHQLENIVEDSRLSNSSVAEEDKSGNELVLAETKRNSAEITREQMIGVDQTTETVMNTDPPLQQHVHGKRKAETGDLKRGESKSVSTQRECGQKVNKVKGECMLTDSPRRLTRTSASLLKKSSAAGELVQVKQHSILLPVILPNGKRRRVLWSREEEEMIEEGVQKFASTVNKNIPWRKILEFGRHVFDHTRTPTDLKDKWKQICSKYGGRV
- the LOC132618326 gene encoding vacuolar cation/proton exchanger 3-like, whose product is MAKDSQFSGGKSHLEMGSLEGRAVLQLEDENLVNSKHNDRRTSSMDATPQISVFDADTDDVSCKCVWNNILRQMHIVLFTKKLNLLIPCGPLAMIVDMLTDHHGWIFFLSLLGIIPLAERLGWATEQLAFYTGPTVGGLLNATFGNATELIISMYALRRGMIRVVQQSLLGSILSNTLLVLGCAFFGGGIVHSSKDQVFDKGNAVMNSGLLLMAVMGLLFPAVLHFTHTELHFGKSELALSRFSSCVMLVAYGAYLFYQLTSQNSLYMPISEEEGENDGSPDEEEAPEISKWGSIIWLSIMTLWIAVLSEYLVNAIEGASVAMSIPVAFISVILLPIVGNAAEHAGAVMFACKDKLDISLGVAIGSSTQIAMFGIPFCVVVGWIMGRPMDLNFQLFETATLFMSVLVVAFMLQDGTSNYFKGLMLLLCYLIVAASFFVHIDPEAIQDKPTKKT